The Tenebrio molitor chromosome 3, icTenMoli1.1, whole genome shotgun sequence genome contains a region encoding:
- the LOC138126587 gene encoding uncharacterized protein: protein MPKRYPHMKRSRWRKNSVLSPSRARKLARSRLPQPCPPNPPRNPCFFRPTIPGLRAEQSSPTATAASQRPRAAIEAIKGPRRACRAHSDSDSISDSDSNSIPSTFRLLAPAPNRLPIHLRLRFRPPTSDPFAPLVSEPVSEPGLPQSPPDPVTPPQPRHSPTGPLATPPRGSTPPRGSSRADRRKYEHPLIFLAAEDIPQVTGTIPGGSRLHQVVPLGPLSGPGKRKSAARTDPPTRLSPPVIPGVCPPTDDPDFRSGVTAAGHPGPDQLA, encoded by the exons ATGCCGAAACGATACCCTCACAT GAAACGCTCCCGGTGGCGGAAAAATTCCGTTCTTTCTCCGAGCCGGGCCAGAAAATTAGCGCGGAGCCGACTACCTCAACCGTGTCCACCGAATCCGCCCCGGAACCCGTGTTTCTTCCGGCCGACAATACCCGGACTCCGCGCTGAACAGAGCTCCCCCACCGCCACAGCCGCGAGTCAACGGCCGCGCGCAGCCATCGAGGCAATAAAAGGCCCGCGCAGAGCCTGCAGAGCTCATTCCGATTCCGACTCGATTTCCGATTCCGATTCCAATTCCATTCCGAGCACCTTCCGACTCCTAGCACCAGCTCCGAACCGGCTCCCAATACACCTCCGACTCCGCTTCCGACCCCCGACTTCCGacccgttcgctcccctagtgagcgaaccag tgagcgaaccaggCCTCCCCCAATCCCCCCCGGATCCCGTCACACCCCCGCAGCCCCGTCACTCCCCGACCGGTCCTCTCGCTACGCCGCCAAGAGGAAGCACGCCGCCAAGAGGAAGTTCCAGGGCCGACCGACGTAAGTACGAACACCCTCTTATCTTCCTTGCCGCCGAGGACATCCCCCAGGTCACGGGCACCATCCCCGGAGGATCTCGCCTTCACCAAGTGGTCCCCCTT GGACCGCTGTCAGGACCGGGTAAGAGGAAAAGCGCCGCCCGTACGGACCCTCCGACGAGATTATCGCCGCCGGTAATCCCCGGAGTCTGTCCGCCGACCGACGATCCGGATTTCCGGAGTGGAGTGACCGCCGCCGGTCACCCCGGACCCGATCAGCTTGCTTAG